From one Gossypium hirsutum isolate 1008001.06 chromosome D08, Gossypium_hirsutum_v2.1, whole genome shotgun sequence genomic stretch:
- the LOC107933581 gene encoding protein LOL1 translates to MPVPLAPYPTPSGSYTPPANGAQSQLVCSGCRNLLMYPAGATSVCCAVCNAITAVPPPGTEMAQIVCGGCHTLLMYIRGATSVQCSCCHTVNLALEANQVAHVNCGNCRMLLMYQYGARSVKCAVCNFVTSAGGSASGAAEQKLNNT, encoded by the exons ATGCCAGTTCCTCTTGCTCCATATCCAACACCTTCAGGGTCATATACTCCTCCTGCGAATG GGGCTCAAAGCCAGCTTGTATGTTCTGGATGCCGAAATCTATTAATGTATCCAGCTGGAGCAACCTCTGTGTGTTGTGCTGTTTGCAATGCAATAACAGCTGTACCACCTCCTG GCACAGAAATGGCCCAGATAGTTTGTGGAGGCTGCCATACCTTATTGATGTACATTCGTGGAGCCACAAGTGTTCAATGTTCATGCTGTCACACTGTCAATTTGGCCTTGGAAG CAAATCAGGTGGCACATGTAAATTGTGGGAACTGCAGGATGCTACTAATGTACCAGTATGGAGCAAGATCTGTAAAATGTGCAGTTTGCAATTTTGTCACATCAGCTGGG GGATCAGCAAGTGGTGCAGCAGAACAGAAGTTGAACAACACCTAA